AGCAGATAGGGATCTTCACCCCAGCGCAGCTCTGTCCGCTCATCGATGGGAAAAACATATTTATCGACGCGATAGCCCGCCGGCCCGCTGCGCTCGCCCAGAATGTCCGGCAGGGGAATCAGATCGATGCGATGGCAGTTGGACATGGGCCAATCGATCAGATCCAGAGGATAGCGCTGCAATGTGGAAACCGCATCGGCAAAACTCGAGGCCGGCGGCGTGAGGTCCATCTCGCCCCAGTGATCGCGGCGGACCTTGCCGAGGCAGCAGGCTGCGTAAATAAAGTTCGCCCACGGAGATCGTTCGTATTGCTCCATCAGCCAGTGGCGATGGATGGCGTGATAAAACATGCTGAGCAATTTTTCGTCGGTTTCATAGCGAATGAGATGGTAATAATTCATGAAGGCCATTTTATCATCGCCCTGGCCAAAGGTTCCGGGTCCGGCCAGATCTCTGGGCTGGGTCATACCGTTCATGGCATAGCCGTGTTTCCAGGCGAGCTCCAGATAGGCTTGCCGATATTTAGAATCGCCGGTGATATGGTGGGCCACAGAGAGATAGGTGAGAGCGGCGAAGGACCGGAGCCCGCGTTCAACAACCCAGGCTTCGTTTCGATTCAGGTCATCGGGAGACAGATAGCCCCAGCGGGTCGGTTGGCCGTCATAGTCGACCAGATGGTAACCGTGGTCTATGAGGTGGTCGGTGATGCGCCGCACAACCGCCCTCACCGGTGCACGGTCTGCCTCCGTTTTGCAGACATGATCAAAGTAGAGCGCATAACCGAAATAATGGCCGTCCAGTTCATCGGCGCTTCCATCGCACAGCCAGTACCATTTGCCCGATTTGTCCACAGGCCAGCGGGGTTGGATGATTTTCCACCGTGCGTCCCGCTTTTGCCGGCGAAGGTCATAGGATAGATCATATTTCAGGTTGGGATCCGGTTCGGTCGTCGGGATGACTGATCGTGCGATGAAGCCGCTGGGCGCTGGATGGGAGCCGCCCTGAGTCACCTCACTAAGGAAAGCGAGGCCGTGAAACGCCCGCTCAGCCTCCTGTTTTAGCTGGGCCCGGCCTGTGGCCGCGTAGCCCAGGCTGACCGCACCGAGATAAAGTCCCATTCGCTGACCGTCGTTGTCCGAGTGCACCACTTTGGCGGTGCTTTTATCGCCAGGCACACTGAGCTCTGCGGGATCGATATAACCCAGGGAGGTGCGGCGATGATATTTTTCTAGTTCCTGTTCAAAGAAAGCGGCTTTTTTCGTTAGGGTCATGGGCTGGTGCGCGATGCAGGAGACGCCGGCTGTGGTGGCCAGCCAGACATCGCCTTTAGTGTCGATCGCCAGGTCGCGAACATGATTGTCAAGCAGCCAGCGCCGGCCCTGTCGGAACATCCAGGCGCCGTCGCGGTAGTGCACCGCGCCGTTGCGGGTGCCCAACCACAGGCCTTTCGGTCCAGAAGCCATACAAGTGAAGTCGTTGAAGGGCAGTCCATCCGCACCGGTAAAAAGTTTCCAAGCGTCTTTGGACAGGCGACAGCCGACGCCCTGCGGCGCTGCGAACCAGAGAAGGCCGGCGGCGTCATAGCAGACAGCGCGGACGTCGATCGGCGCCCAGCGGACCTGGCCCTGCCGGACCAGCGCCAAACGCCACTGCTGTCCAGTGCCGAGATACAGACCGCTGTCCGCTGCGATCGCCCATTCGCCAGACTGTTCCGCTGCGGCGCGAATGTGTATCTCTGTGCCGGCCAGTTGCTGCAGGCGTGTGAGCTGTTGCGGGTTAAGCGTTGGACGCGGAGATTTGGCCGATGGCGCGGGCGTCTCCATCAGCCAGCGTTGGCCGTTGAAAACAGCTGTGCCGCGGGCTGTCACCGCGCATGGACGGCCCTGCCGGTCTATGTACAGCTGCGATACATCATTGTCCGGCAGACCCTGTTCGGTGGTATAGGAGTGATGAACCTGCTGCTCAAAGAGAGGGACGATGATCGGCAGTCCATCGATGGGCGTGAGACTGTGCGCAGTGGGGACGCACAGGCACAACAACGTGGTGACGCCTCTTGCCTTCATGTCGGTTTCCTCATGTATCGTTGAGTGTACATCGATCGAGTCTGTTGCCCATCGCGGAGCATAACCGATGCCGCGGTGGTTGAGTGAGTGGTGAGTGCCTCTTATTTTAAGTAATCTGTATTTGGAGAAACTAATATAGTAACATATCCTTCAGTATTTTCCGCGAGATATCTTTAACTCTTCATCATTGAATGTGTTGGCCTAACATCCTGGCTCTACGAGGCAGCCGTCCGGTACCGGCCCGAAGCCCCGATGAATGCTCTATTAATCTCGCTGCAACAATCCGCCCGGCTGCTCTTTTCATGATCGAAGCAAGCAACCCAAAGTAAAGCAGACAAATGAAACCGGCCCGCCGTGGCCGCCCCCTCAGCAGCCATGTTGTTATACGATCCATGAGTTGAACTATCAAATGTGATATTGAAAATGATTGCAGTGGTACAGAAAATTTCCGCATGTAAGGAAGCGCGTCGCTATCAAAAGCGCTGTCATTAGAGAAGTGTCACACGTGTTCAGCAGACACGGTCGCTATTCCGATAGTATCACCTGCATAACAATCCTGAAACCCAAATCTTTACGGTAAGTCATGGGAGCGGCATAACTCCTGGCAAAAACCTGCAGGAAAAAGGGATGGGTAAAACTGCTCCCACCTCTTATAATGCGCGAAGCACCTCTCAGGCAGAGAGGATTATTGAGGTCATCCACATAGGTATCCGTCAATAAAGAATCCTGTGGATCACAATAATCAGCACACCATTCCATCACATTGCCGGTCATATCAACCAGTCCCAGTTCATTCTCTCTTTTAGAACCAACATCAGTAATTTCTTTCGTCTTCCACTGAGCGATCTCGTCAAGTTGATATCCCCCTGAATAGGGGTAACCTGTTTCTCCAGGTTCAAAATATGATTTCCTACCCCCGCGGGAAGCATATTCCCATTCCGCCTCAGTGGGAAGACGCCACCTTTGACCGG
This sequence is a window from bacterium. Protein-coding genes within it:
- a CDS encoding formylglycine-generating enzyme family protein; its protein translation is MVMVQGGMFVMGDLLGNNAPYKKAVKDCPTHFVTVDDFYMSQTEVTNHEFLNFLNDYQSDTVKSGPYSGERIIQMADSSERGIVKTDSGFMIKNWHWNRYPVIHVSWFGAMEYTAWLSRKTGQRWRLPTEAEWEYASRGGRKSYFEPGETGYPYSGGYQLDEIAQWKTKEITDVGSKRENELGLVDMTGNVMEWCADYCDPQDSLLTDTYVDDLNNPLCLRGASRIIRGGSSFTHPFFLQVFARSYAAPMTYRKDLGFRIVMQVILSE